Within the Drosophila melanogaster chromosome 3R genome, the region TGCAATAACCTCGCAACGtcaataaaatacattaaGGCCAGGAGTCCTTAGCCGGGGATTGGTCTCGTATTTGGTCCTGCAGGGAGCGGAGGAAGGGGGAGGAAGGGGCAGCAGCCTGGCCCAGACGGCTGCCTAATTGCGCTTTgtcaatttgaaattaaaattgcccGCCTCATTCAAACACTCGCACACGCATACAAATAAGGTGAGGAAAACATTGCCCACCGAACATAAATTCTGATAAcagaaaatgtatataataaataggtaaaattaaacaattttaatagaTAGTAAGACAACCAGTCGATTTATGAactcaaatgcaaatgcaatacACCcacttttctctcagtgcatcgACACCAACACATGCCCACAGCCATCGGCATCGGCACACGTAGTGTAAGAAATGCGCCTTGCAAAAAATTTCCATAATTTAGCGATCTAAATGCAAGTGGCGCAATTGAAGCGTAATTAGACCCTGCCAGTCAGTCACCCTCACATCCTGGCATCCTGGCAACCGCACCAATAGTGGCACACGTGGAGTAGGAAGTGGCGCTAATTGGTTTCTGGTCAGCGCGAAGGATGCAGGAGACCCACGACTGCAcagtttttccagctttcAGCGGGCGCCAATTAAAAACGTGCTCACATTATGCTTTATTGACTTGCCCCATCTCACACAAATACTGCCCCCATTGCGCAATTCGTACAGATATCTACAATACCCAAAGGACTCGCTACCTGAAATGGTTGgaaaaatgggggaaaaaaggTGAGGGGTGGGCCCTGGTGGGCGTGCCTCTTAGCAATAATAACGTCCTCGgttggccataaaacaaaTCATGCAAGTTTATGGTCACCTTACCTACATTGTCCACTGCGAAACTTTATCTTTTTATATGCGGCATTATTGCCACAGATTAGACACGGGATTTAGTACAATGCCCAATGCCCATCCACGCTGGGCAGCTGGAGATGTACGCATATGTGCCTATCTCAATATGAGggtttccattttttgtttcGATAGCCAGCATAACGAATTAAATATGACCATTTGTATAATAGCCGAGACTCGAGAATTGAGACTCCAGTGGGCAGACCAACTCACCGATATCTTATACAATTATGGTCGGGGTAATGGGCAATGGACTTGATCCCATGGATGAGTATGTGCCCATTTTGGCTGCTGAACAAATTCGAATGCAAAATGCATGACGTTTGCTGTTTAATTTTCAGCCGGTTAAGTGCTATGGCTTAGCTCAGGATCTGCAGGACAACAGTCGTAGTTGGAGTGGCCAGGATTCGGGGGATAGCTGATATGGTTTCACATTTTCCTATTGTTGCATATGCCtcgaaatgcaaattgtgtgaaatatttttcacacaATTATGTGCGTTTTTGATGGGCTGATATGGGTAGATATAGGTTTAAAAAAAACCAGTAAGCAAAGTGTTTGTGGACCTTTCtgtaaaattgtaatattatACTATCTAATGTAAGTAGAGGTACTACCAAAAATTCCTGCGAAGGTTGTTGGTTTGAaattatgtataaatatttgtttttttctctaCCTGTAGTCTAGTTATAATTACAAAacagtttatatatattatgtatatatttaaagtacTTTCTTTTCCTGTACCTTTTCCATATAAGACAACTGCCTCTGTAGATTCTAATTTGATGAAGTTATTTGTCGACCGAAAgccataaataacaatttttaagGAAAAGCAAGGCGACAAAGGCAATGTAAAATTCAGAGGGAAAGAATGAAGCACAGCGAACGAGCGAGCGAGGAAATGTAAATTAGAAGCCAACTGTGACTGTCTAGATAAGAatgtacttatatatatatatatatatacgttaTATCTGGGATGGGTAGGATGTGGTGATGATGCCGGGTTGCCGCCCGGACACCCACATCCAGACCCGCAAAGATACCCGGACAAGGACTGCGGTTCGTGCTCGACTGCGGCTCGTGGGGCACCAGTGTGCGgcattttatttcgcattaaGAGATTAagatcaaaattaaaatttaaattacccCGCGACACGCTGCGAGGATTCTATATGCTGTATGTGGGTGTTGTCAACGTTTGCTTTGTTGCCATTCTGCCCTTTTTGATTGCCTTAAATTGTTGCAAGAGCTCGGAGGGATTCATTTTTAAGATTCTTCAGTTAGTGTGGCAAATCTTAAAAACGAAGAACGTAATTAATTTGTGCGAAAACCTGGCAGCGGCAATGAAACTGCCTGATTGACAGACAACTTAATTGGGTTTCTCGGAAATATTCCGGCGAAACTTGCAATTAGCAGGCTTGTAAAGTTCAAGATATTTTATAAGTATTCTTCGCTGGCAATCCAAGTGCAACTATAGCTACACTTAGAAAATTACTAGTTACATATAATAAAAAGCTAGCCGCAACTTTATGGCATTGTAGGTAAGTTAGTATTGTTGAGAAACTACTACATAAAATAAGGTGCTGCATATATACACGCATAATTTAGATACATGTACTATTTACTAGTCCTTACAAATGTGGCCTGTGGTTTGATGTTTTCCGCAATGTATCTGTAACCGAAAGTTGCCGCAATGTCAGCATCAGTATCAGTCTGCTTCTGAGCCCGAGTCCTGGATCCTGAATACTGAGTCCGGAGTCCTGAATTCCGAGTCCTTGGACCCACTCCCACCTGAGCCCACCCACCGAGCCGCAAAAAGAGGACTGCAAGTGACGCAATGCAAAATCCTTACCGCAATCCCTAGAAAAATTTATGAGCACTCAAGTtgattcaatttaaaatttctccATGCGGCTGCTAACCGAACCCTTTTCCCGATTTTCGTCGCTTTTCCTTACGCTTCCTCGCTTACCCCCCCACTCTTTTAGCCATCAGTGCCAGCCCCCGAAATTGTGACGCTGACGTCTCATTTTTATAATTAGGCTAAGCCCAGGCCCAAAGCCAAGTTGCCAACTGTGCCTGCGCTTTACTCTCTCTTCCATTTTCTCCCgacttttcccgcttttcctccGTGCCGCTCTGTTTTGGCCCGGCTAATTGTGCGAAGGCTTGCGAGGCATCCGTTGCCAAGGTTTCGCCAGCGAGAACTACGAGTATATGTGGGTAAAGTATGGAACAATGCGAAACTTTGTCTGATATTGTTGGCTCGGACATTTGGGGgaaatttcgaaaaattagcagctaaaaagcaacaacagcagatgAGGAGTGAAAGCAACTAAATTTGCAGCCGGCGAAAAGTTTTGCGCATTTTGAGTGGCATCAATTTTGACATTTACCTGCAAtgtggccaaaaaggaaagtTCCGTTCTCAGCTTTCCCGCTAACTGGGCACCTTTCCCTAAGCCGATTTCAAGTAATTTCAGCTTTAGattgttttcctcttttggGGTGAAAAGTTTTCTTGATATgccaaattattaaaaacaaaataaaaaaacaaagaagcaGAAATTCAGGGCAGGAAAAACTGCAGCTAAAGTTCGGGGCATGGAATGTGTCAGGATGTATAAGTCTGTAAAAATTCCAGCTACGCTTTTTGTGTTGTTCCCACTTTTGTTGTTTCGAGctggaaaagtttttggcgCAACGGGCACGGAAGTTGCAGCCTGCAGCCCACGGCGGggctggaaaagtgggcggggcgGGCGGAAGTGGCGcatgcaaagtgcaaaagcTCGTTGAATATGACCGGGCATTAAAGATGCCATAACCGTGTGTGAGCGCCCCTtttcgtgtgcgtgtgtgtgtttgtgtgtgtgtgtgtgtgtctgtgtgggcAGGATGTCAAAAGTTTGGCTAAGTAAAACCTCATGTGCatctaattaaaaatataaaaaactttattttaaagcCGCCAAAGAAAACTTTGTCTCCAGCGGAAATGAGTGTGcctcggtgtgtgtgtgtgtgggtatgTTGACTCCAAAGCGAAAGGATTGTTGCCTCCTGCCGGTTTCTGTTGTATTTAAAAGTTCCAAGTTGGCATGTTTATCAGCATGAGTGTGTAAAGGGATTTTTCGTTTCGCAAATGAGCTGCCAAATTGGCATAACTTGCAGCGCGGAAGGTGACAGCCAAAACCGAGAAGTGCAAACTTTGAAAAGCCCAGCGTGGTTAATTAGTTTCGTTTTCGGGCGCTTTAGGAAATTTCGatctgcataaataaatacaaaggaaggcaaaataataataatgctttAAACGTTTGattaatctatttattctTCTGGTAGCTAAACTATCTAGAACATGATTGCTCCATGTGATGGCTTTAGGCACTAATAATCTTTAAATACCATGTATCCCAATTTTAATCCCTTCATTCATTTATGAGCGTCGTCGAATCAAGGGCTTAATGGTTTGCTTTTGACAGCCAAATGCTGACCATTTTCAAAGGCTGAAAATAGTATTGGATAAAGGAGTGGCAGTTTTGGAAATAAGGAGTTGCAGAAACATCCCTGACCAAACCAGACGGATTCACTGACAGTAACAGCCGCAGCCAGTTTGAGTGACTGACTCTGACTTCGACTTGCACAGGCCATCAGTGCGGCTGATTCGGATTCTGGTCCATGGTCCCAGCTTCCTCAACTTCCTCAACTCTCCGGCCCCTTTCGACCGATGTCATTAATGCAACTGGAGGCTCGAGAACCCGCCTTAACCCCATTGGACAGCCCCAAATGCTTTGCATTTCTACTTTGCACTGGCCGCATCTGCGACTACTTTTCAGCCAAACGGGAAAAGCAACCAGTTTGCCCCCTCAGTTTTCGCCAGCCATTCGGTTCGGTGGGagcaaaaaataacaaacgaGCACAACATGAGCTGAAAATAAGATTTTTGAGCCATTTCGTTTTGTTGCGTTTATGTTggcttgcttgtgtgtgtggctgAGTGCGTGTGTCTccgggtgtgtgtgtgtgtgtgagttctTGTCCTAGGCTTGGTAACATCGTCTGGCCGACTCTGCGCCTCACTGGCTGATGTATTCATGAAATCGTGTGATTAATGGCTCGCACAACATTTGCACACACTGCTCCATCTCCAGCTTCTGATCCTCCTGCTTCTTCTCCTGCTGCTACTGGCACTGCTGCTCCTTGCATCCTTTTGCTCATCCTCGACAGGCGGCGTATCTGTCTGCGTGCAGATAAACATGACCGAACCGCTCCTCTTTTCAGCCACTGAAAGAAAAGGAGGGAAGCCCTATACCTAATGAAAGCTGTAAATGTGGAGTATTGGTTTTCACTATTGGTGTTTCATCATACTTCTACACAATGGTATGTAAAGTTCGTCAAATCCTTGGTATGTAAAATtatccttttcttttttcaagTGCACTCCCTGCCAATCTCCGCCAGCAAATGCTGCGCATGCATAACAGGATGTGTGTGGACGAGGACGAGAACGTGGACTCGACCGGGGACAGAAGGACATGCAGGACGACGCGGCAACGACGACGACATTGGTCACAAAAATTTTCCGGCTCTGCGCGTTTGTCTGCCATTTTATCATAGCCGGCTGAGCCGAGCGGCATGAGGCGTTGAAATTAACAAACATCCTGGGCCTCCGCTCTCGCATCCTTTGGCATCCTGGCCGAAACAAAAATGCGTCGTAATTAAACCGAATTTAATTGCTTTCGCCTGTGCCCCGAATGCGCCCCATTCCAGCGCTTATAACTATGCTATAATCTTTGACACTTTTATTGCGGCTCTAAAAGTTATTAACTTGATTTAATAAGCGCCTTGGACAGCGGCGGTGGCAACAACAAGGAATCGGAATGTTTAGCATTTTACAGTATCGTCTCGTCTGAGGGGAAAAGTTTGCCAAATGAATTTGATCGCCTTGGCATTCAGAACGTGGCTTTAATTAACTCATTTTTCATTGGCACTGCCAGCGGGGCGTCCTTGCGGCAGGACGAGGGGTTGAATCCGAAGCCGAATAAAATCCTTAACCGAGGGTTAGGTAATCTTATCTGCTAGGTGGGTCGTTCCACCGTAGCTCGCGGGCCTTTCAGCCCGAGCCCATCACTCATCCGGAGCCCAAGCCTTTGTCTCCCTGCTGATAAGCTCAAGAAAAGTCCCCATCTCCACCAGTTGGGCTGCCTTTTCGGTTTTATCAGCGTGAACAAATTTGAATTAGCCATTTGAATTTGGAATTTTCATGCCGAATTATGCGAGGCAGCGTAGCTTGGCTGATTTTGCATCATTTCGCGCGGCAAAATAGCAAGATAAATAGTTGAATAAACAGTGCTCATTAAACTGTCTTTAAGGCTTTAAGTGAATGCAAATTCTAAGAAATCAATGACAAGAGCATCGTATGTACCATTAGTACCATTTTTCTCACAGCTTCAAGTGTCAAGCAAACTAATCTAAACTGGGAATTAGCCACCATAACAATTGAGCTTAATTTGTGGGAAATCTGCCATAATACGTGCTTTGACACACAAGACAATGGCTTTGTCACTGGCACCTCAAagcacagaaaataaaaatgaaccAAAGACTCTCACAAgttgtttcatttttaatcaaGCTCGTGTTTTTGCATGGCTGCCATTTAGGTGGGTCAAAGGTAAAtgcaatggaaaatgcaaactTCGGACCCCCGAAGAAAAGCCAAGAAAAGCCAGACACAGATGCAGACACTTT harbors:
- the CG46270 gene encoding uncharacterized protein, which codes for MLCEPLITRFHEYISQ